CCGCCCGCGAGGCTGTTGCCGTTGGAGTAGGCGGCAATCGGCAGCATGGCGTCGAGGACGTTGGTGGCCACCGCCTCGCTCACGCGGCGCTCGGCCTTGGAGCCGTCGTGCTGGTAGAGCACCTCGCCGGTCGCCGTCTCCACCTTCTCCACGAAGTAGGCGTCGTGGTAGACGCCGTAGTTGGCCAGGGTGGACAGGGCGTGGGCCATGTCCAGCGGGCGGGTCTGGTACTGGCCCAGGATGACGCCCTCGTAGGGCTGCCCGCCGTTCTCGGTCAGGGTCTCGGGGATGTCCGGCAGGGAGCGTGCCACGCCCAGGGCGTGCGCCATGTCTGCGGTGTCCTGGCTTCCATGCTCCAGATCATCTTGCAGGCGCAAGAAGGAGGTGTTGTAGGACTTCTTCAGCGCTTCCTTGATCGAGCAGGAGCCGCAGCCGGCCTCCTCGACGTTGGTCACGAGCACGCCGCCGCGCAGCTGGTACGGGTCGGAGCTGTAGTAGGTCGAGGTGGGGATGCCTTGCTGCACCGCCGCGGCGAGGCCGAAGATCTTGAAGGTGGAGCCGGTCTGCAAGCCCGCGTTGGCGTAGTCGTAGCCGTTTGGGTCCTCGCCGCCATAGTAGCCGCGCACGGCACCCGTCGCGGGCTCCACCGACACGGCCGCCATGCGGATGTTGCTGTTCTCGCCCTGCAGGTTGTTGTGGATGGAGTCCACGGTGGCCTGCTGGGTCTGCGGGTCGATGGTGGTGGTCACACGCAGGCCCTTGGTCTCCACGTCCTCCTCGGTGATGCCGAGGCTGTTGAGCTCCGCCATGACCTGGTTCTTGATGTGGCCGTTGGTCCCGTCGGCCTCGGTGTAGGCGCTGTTGAGGGCCGGATCGATGGTGTCCGGGTAGGTCAGGTTTGCGCGCTCGTCGGCGTCGAGCCAGCCGGAGGAGACCATGCCATCGAGGACGTAGTTCCAGCGATCCTCGGCCTCCTGGCGGTTGGTCCACGGGTCCAGCTGGCTGGGGCGCTGGATGGAGGCGGCGAGCACGGCCGACTGCGCGACATTGAGCTGGGAGGCAGGAATTCCGAAGTAGGCGTATGCCGCGGCGTCGATGCCGTAGGCGTTGCGGCCGAAGTAGATGGTGTTGAGGTACGCCTCGAGGATCTGATCCTTCGACCACTCGTTGGTCATCTTCACCGAGTAGACGAGCTCCTTCGCCTTGCGCATGTAGGAGCGCTCGTTGCCCACGACGCTGTTCTTGACGTACTGCTGCGTGATGGTGGAACCGCC
This is a stretch of genomic DNA from Corynebacterium vitaeruminis DSM 20294. It encodes these proteins:
- a CDS encoding transglycosylase domain-containing protein codes for the protein MVRNSVIGVIVALIMIPLLVFGVAYAVTDVPKPGELTTKQVTEIYASDSTTELARIVPPEGNRREVSIDSIPETTRHAVLAAEDREFYSNSGFSFTGFARAALGQLTGNSSAGGGSTITQQYVKNSVVGNERSYMRKAKELVYSVKMTNEWSKDQILEAYLNTIYFGRNAYGIDAAAYAYFGIPASQLNVAQSAVLAASIQRPSQLDPWTNRQEAEDRWNYVLDGMVSSGWLDADERANLTYPDTIDPALNSAYTEADGTNGHIKNQVMAELNSLGITEEDVETKGLRVTTTIDPQTQQATVDSIHNNLQGENSNIRMAAVSVEPATGAVRGYYGGEDPNGYDYANAGLQTGSTFKIFGLAAAVQQGIPTSTYYSSDPYQLRGGVLVTNVEEAGCGSCSIKEALKKSYNTSFLRLQDDLEHGSQDTADMAHALGVARSLPDIPETLTENGGQPYEGVILGQYQTRPLDMAHALSTLANYGVYHDAYFVEKVETATGEVLYQHDGSKAERRVSEAVATNVLDAMLPIAAYSNGNSLAGGRESVAKTGTTQLGDTGSNKDAWMIGATPQLATAVWAGTDDGSPLTNSYGGLMYGSGLPASTWKDILDNALDGKDYEQFKAAEPLDYVKSGSYGSGYAPSTGTSQGTQGTGAESIAPAAPAEATPVTPEDPAATVPEVGVPAVPVPNTGTGTGGTGGTGGTGGIEVLPGLVIPGLGG